A region from the Triticum urartu cultivar G1812 chromosome 1, Tu2.1, whole genome shotgun sequence genome encodes:
- the LOC125521796 gene encoding probable LRR receptor-like serine/threonine-protein kinase At1g06840 isoform X1, with protein sequence MVTFGGIFCVVILAVMLPCLDVALGQSTDPSEVDALGAIKRSLLDPMNNLENWNRGDPCTSNWTGVFCHIINDALHVTELQLFKRNLSGTLAPEVSLLSQLKTLDFMWNNLTGSIPKEIGNITTLKLILLNGNQLSGFLPDEIGNLQSLNRLQIDQNQILGPIPKSFANLRNVKHLHMNNNSLSGKIPSELWRIPLLLHLLVDNNNLSGPLPTELAKSPVLKILQADNNNFSGSSIPSTYSNIKTLLKLSLRNCNLQGAIPDLSAISELGYLDLSWNKLTGPIPTNKLAPNITTLDLSHNLLNGTVPLNFSELPNLQLLSVENNHLDGDVPSTIWNDIVLTGNRSLVLDFQNNYLKTIPAAFSPPQNVTVMLYGNPVCGNSSGAPIDSLCQPQSVNQQTSKQQQDSSPICSPCPSDKNYEYNPSSPIPCFCAVPLGVGLRLKSPGITDFNPYEGAFGDSTTSLLKLYVYQLHVEHYIWEVGPRLNMHLKLFPSNTSLFNMSEVVRLRHVLAGWEITLPDIFGPYELLNFTLGSYADEYPNEASSGLSKTAMGGILASAIAAAFALSAVATVFIMRRRSRHRSRTVSKRSLSRFSVKIDGVRCFKFEEMARATNNFDLLAQVGQGGYGKVYRGTLDDGEIVAIKRAHEDSLQGSKEFCTEIELLSRLHHRNLVSLVGYCDEADEQMLVYEYMPNGTLRDHLSSKAKLSPGFGLRLHIALGASKGILYLHTDANPPIFHRDVKASNILLDSKFVPKVADFGLSRLAPVPDIEGTLAGHVSTVVKGTPGYLDPEYFLTHKLTDKSDVYSLGVVFLEMLTGMKPIEHGKNIVREVNKAYQSGNISEIVDSRMGLCPPDCINRFLLLATKCCQDETDARPSMSEIVRELEVILRMMPEADLVLLETTDTDSADMSKSLSTSSATGTSFVTQTSGSVNASSGVLSEVLSPR encoded by the exons ATGGTTACTTTTGGAGGCATCTTCTGCGTGGTTATTCTGGCTGTGATGCTCCCCTGCTTGGATGTTGCGCTGGGGCAAAGTACTGACCCTTCAGAAG TCGATGCACTCGGGGCTATCAAGCGAAGCTTACTTGATCCTATGAATAACCTTGAGAACTGGAACAGGGGAGATCCATGCACTTCTAATTGGACAGGAGTTTTCTGCCACATAATCAATGATGCGCTTCATGTGACAGAATT ACAGTTATTTAAGAGGAACCTGTCTGGAACTTTGGCACCAGAGGTCAGTCTTTTATCTCAGCTGAAAACACT GGATTTTATGTGGAACAATTTAACAGGCAGCATCCCAAAAGAGATAGGAAACATCACTACACTCAAACTTAT ACTATTGAATGGCAATCAGCTCTCTGGTTTCCTACCAGATGAGATCGGCAACCTTCAGAGCTTGAACAGGTTACAAATTGACCAAAACCAAATACTGGGACCGATACCGAAGTCATTTGCCAACTTAAGAAATGTGAAACATCT CCACATGAACAATAATTCATTAAGTGGGAAAATTCCATCTGAATTGTGGAGAATCCCGTTACTTCTTCACCT CCTTGTTGACAACAACAATTTGTCTGGACCTCTTCCTACAGAATTAGCAAAGTCACCTGTTTTGAAAATACT TCAGGCTGACAACAATAACTTCAGTGGAAGTTCCATCCCTTCTACATACAGCAACATAAAAACACTGTTAAAGCT GAGTCTTAGGAACTGCAACTTGCAGGGCGCTATTCCTGATCTGAGTGCCATATCTGAACTTGGCTATTT GGATCTTAGCTGGAACAAACTGACAGGACCAATACCAACTAATAAGCTTGCGCCAAATATCACTACTCT TGATTTGTCACACAACTTGCTTAATGGAACTGTCCCGTTAAACTTCTCAGAGCTTCCTAATCTTCAGCTTTT GTCAGTTGAAAACAACCATCTAGATGGTGATGTTCCCTCGACAATCTGGAATGACATCGTTCTTACTGGAAATCGAAGCCTTGTTCT GGATTTCCAAAATAATTACCTCAAGACTATTCCAGCTGCATTTAGTCCTCCCCAAAATGTTACTGTAAT GTTGTATGGAAACCCTGTCTGTGGGAATTCTAGTGGAGCTCCAATAGACAGCCTCTGTCAACCCCAGTCTGTAAACCAGCAAACCTCTAAACAGCAACAAGACTCTAGCCCAATTTGTTCACCTTGCCCATCAGATAAAAATTACGAGTACAACCCATCATCCCCTATACCGTGTTTTTGTGCCGTGCCACTTGGAGTTGGACTTCGACTGAAGAGTCCAGGAATCACAGACTTCAATCCTTATGAAGGTGCCTTCGGGGACAGCACAACGTCTTTATTGAAACTGTATGTTTACCAGCTACATGTTGAGCACTACATATGGGAGGTGGGTCCAAGGCTCAACATGCACCTCAAGTTATTCCCAAGCAATACAAGTTTATTCAATATGTCTGAGGTTGTGCGACTCCGACATGTACTTGCTGGATGGGAAATTACTCTTCCAGATATCTTTGGTCCATATGAGCTTCTCAATTTCACACTTGGTTCTTATGCAGATG AATATCCAAATGAAGCTTCATCGGGTTTAAGCAAAACTGCAATGGGCGGTATCCTGGCAAGCGCAATAGCTGCTGCTTTTGCACTTTCTGCAGTAGCCACTGTTTTTATAATGAGAAGGCGTTCAAGACACAGAAGTAGAACCGTTTCAAAACGGTCAC TGTCGAGATTTTCTGTCAAAATTGACGGTGTGAGGTGCTTCAAATTTGAAGAAATGGCTAGGGCCACCAATAATTTTGACCTGTTAGCTCAAGTTGGTCAAGGAGGTTATGGAAAAGTCTATAGAGGAACTCTAGATGATGGGGAAATTGTAGCAATCAAACGGGCACATGAGGATTCTCTGCAAGGTTCGAAGGAGTTCTGCACGGAAATAGAGCTGCTATCCAGATTGCATCATCGGAATCTGGTTTCCTTAGTTGGCTATTGTGATGAAGCAGATGAACAG ATGCTAGTTTATGAATACATGCCAAATGGTACTTTACGCGATCATCTTTCTT CCAAGGCCAAACTATCTCCCGGTTTTGGGTTGAGGCTTCACATAGCATTGGGTGCCTCCAAGGGAATTCTGTATCTACACACTGATGCAAACCCTCCTATATTTCACCGTGATGTGAAGGCCAGTAACATTCTTTTGGACTCGAAATTTGTTCCAAAGGTGGCTGACTTTGGTCTTTCGAGGCTTGCCCCAGTGCCGGATATTGAAGGGACATTAGCAGGTCATGTTTCCACTGTTGTTAAGGGCACACCA GGATATCTTGATCCAGAATACTTCCTGACTCATAAATTGACGGATAAAAGTGACGTGTACAGCCTTGGTGTTGTGTTTCTTGAAATGTTGACTGGGATGAAGCCAATTGAGCATGGGAAGAACATAGTGAGAGAG GTAAACAAAGCGTACCAATCAGGCAATATTTCTGAAATCGTCGACAGCCGGATGGGCCTGTGTCCTCCAGACTGCATCAATAGGTTCCTCTTGCTAGCAACCAAGTGCTGCCAGGATGAGACCGACGCAAGGCCTTCCATGTCAGAGATCGTCCGAGAACTCGAGGTCATCTTGAGGATGATGCCTGAGGCGGATCTTGTTCTGCTGGAGACTACGGATACAGACTCAGCTGATATGAGTAAATCCTTGTCAACTTCTTCAGCAACCGGGACTTCCTTTGTCACACAGACCTCTGGCAGTGTTAATGCAAGCAGCGGCGTGCTCTCTGAGGTGCTGTCTCCTCGCTGA
- the LOC125521796 gene encoding probable LRR receptor-like serine/threonine-protein kinase At1g06840 isoform X2 — protein MWNNLTGSIPKEIGNITTLKLILLNGNQLSGFLPDEIGNLQSLNRLQIDQNQILGPIPKSFANLRNVKHLHMNNNSLSGKIPSELWRIPLLLHLLVDNNNLSGPLPTELAKSPVLKILQADNNNFSGSSIPSTYSNIKTLLKLSLRNCNLQGAIPDLSAISELGYLDLSWNKLTGPIPTNKLAPNITTLDLSHNLLNGTVPLNFSELPNLQLLSVENNHLDGDVPSTIWNDIVLTGNRSLVLDFQNNYLKTIPAAFSPPQNVTVMLYGNPVCGNSSGAPIDSLCQPQSVNQQTSKQQQDSSPICSPCPSDKNYEYNPSSPIPCFCAVPLGVGLRLKSPGITDFNPYEGAFGDSTTSLLKLYVYQLHVEHYIWEVGPRLNMHLKLFPSNTSLFNMSEVVRLRHVLAGWEITLPDIFGPYELLNFTLGSYADEYPNEASSGLSKTAMGGILASAIAAAFALSAVATVFIMRRRSRHRSRTVSKRSLSRFSVKIDGVRCFKFEEMARATNNFDLLAQVGQGGYGKVYRGTLDDGEIVAIKRAHEDSLQGSKEFCTEIELLSRLHHRNLVSLVGYCDEADEQMLVYEYMPNGTLRDHLSSKAKLSPGFGLRLHIALGASKGILYLHTDANPPIFHRDVKASNILLDSKFVPKVADFGLSRLAPVPDIEGTLAGHVSTVVKGTPGYLDPEYFLTHKLTDKSDVYSLGVVFLEMLTGMKPIEHGKNIVREVNKAYQSGNISEIVDSRMGLCPPDCINRFLLLATKCCQDETDARPSMSEIVRELEVILRMMPEADLVLLETTDTDSADMSKSLSTSSATGTSFVTQTSGSVNASSGVLSEVLSPR, from the exons ATGTGGAACAATTTAACAGGCAGCATCCCAAAAGAGATAGGAAACATCACTACACTCAAACTTAT ACTATTGAATGGCAATCAGCTCTCTGGTTTCCTACCAGATGAGATCGGCAACCTTCAGAGCTTGAACAGGTTACAAATTGACCAAAACCAAATACTGGGACCGATACCGAAGTCATTTGCCAACTTAAGAAATGTGAAACATCT CCACATGAACAATAATTCATTAAGTGGGAAAATTCCATCTGAATTGTGGAGAATCCCGTTACTTCTTCACCT CCTTGTTGACAACAACAATTTGTCTGGACCTCTTCCTACAGAATTAGCAAAGTCACCTGTTTTGAAAATACT TCAGGCTGACAACAATAACTTCAGTGGAAGTTCCATCCCTTCTACATACAGCAACATAAAAACACTGTTAAAGCT GAGTCTTAGGAACTGCAACTTGCAGGGCGCTATTCCTGATCTGAGTGCCATATCTGAACTTGGCTATTT GGATCTTAGCTGGAACAAACTGACAGGACCAATACCAACTAATAAGCTTGCGCCAAATATCACTACTCT TGATTTGTCACACAACTTGCTTAATGGAACTGTCCCGTTAAACTTCTCAGAGCTTCCTAATCTTCAGCTTTT GTCAGTTGAAAACAACCATCTAGATGGTGATGTTCCCTCGACAATCTGGAATGACATCGTTCTTACTGGAAATCGAAGCCTTGTTCT GGATTTCCAAAATAATTACCTCAAGACTATTCCAGCTGCATTTAGTCCTCCCCAAAATGTTACTGTAAT GTTGTATGGAAACCCTGTCTGTGGGAATTCTAGTGGAGCTCCAATAGACAGCCTCTGTCAACCCCAGTCTGTAAACCAGCAAACCTCTAAACAGCAACAAGACTCTAGCCCAATTTGTTCACCTTGCCCATCAGATAAAAATTACGAGTACAACCCATCATCCCCTATACCGTGTTTTTGTGCCGTGCCACTTGGAGTTGGACTTCGACTGAAGAGTCCAGGAATCACAGACTTCAATCCTTATGAAGGTGCCTTCGGGGACAGCACAACGTCTTTATTGAAACTGTATGTTTACCAGCTACATGTTGAGCACTACATATGGGAGGTGGGTCCAAGGCTCAACATGCACCTCAAGTTATTCCCAAGCAATACAAGTTTATTCAATATGTCTGAGGTTGTGCGACTCCGACATGTACTTGCTGGATGGGAAATTACTCTTCCAGATATCTTTGGTCCATATGAGCTTCTCAATTTCACACTTGGTTCTTATGCAGATG AATATCCAAATGAAGCTTCATCGGGTTTAAGCAAAACTGCAATGGGCGGTATCCTGGCAAGCGCAATAGCTGCTGCTTTTGCACTTTCTGCAGTAGCCACTGTTTTTATAATGAGAAGGCGTTCAAGACACAGAAGTAGAACCGTTTCAAAACGGTCAC TGTCGAGATTTTCTGTCAAAATTGACGGTGTGAGGTGCTTCAAATTTGAAGAAATGGCTAGGGCCACCAATAATTTTGACCTGTTAGCTCAAGTTGGTCAAGGAGGTTATGGAAAAGTCTATAGAGGAACTCTAGATGATGGGGAAATTGTAGCAATCAAACGGGCACATGAGGATTCTCTGCAAGGTTCGAAGGAGTTCTGCACGGAAATAGAGCTGCTATCCAGATTGCATCATCGGAATCTGGTTTCCTTAGTTGGCTATTGTGATGAAGCAGATGAACAG ATGCTAGTTTATGAATACATGCCAAATGGTACTTTACGCGATCATCTTTCTT CCAAGGCCAAACTATCTCCCGGTTTTGGGTTGAGGCTTCACATAGCATTGGGTGCCTCCAAGGGAATTCTGTATCTACACACTGATGCAAACCCTCCTATATTTCACCGTGATGTGAAGGCCAGTAACATTCTTTTGGACTCGAAATTTGTTCCAAAGGTGGCTGACTTTGGTCTTTCGAGGCTTGCCCCAGTGCCGGATATTGAAGGGACATTAGCAGGTCATGTTTCCACTGTTGTTAAGGGCACACCA GGATATCTTGATCCAGAATACTTCCTGACTCATAAATTGACGGATAAAAGTGACGTGTACAGCCTTGGTGTTGTGTTTCTTGAAATGTTGACTGGGATGAAGCCAATTGAGCATGGGAAGAACATAGTGAGAGAG GTAAACAAAGCGTACCAATCAGGCAATATTTCTGAAATCGTCGACAGCCGGATGGGCCTGTGTCCTCCAGACTGCATCAATAGGTTCCTCTTGCTAGCAACCAAGTGCTGCCAGGATGAGACCGACGCAAGGCCTTCCATGTCAGAGATCGTCCGAGAACTCGAGGTCATCTTGAGGATGATGCCTGAGGCGGATCTTGTTCTGCTGGAGACTACGGATACAGACTCAGCTGATATGAGTAAATCCTTGTCAACTTCTTCAGCAACCGGGACTTCCTTTGTCACACAGACCTCTGGCAGTGTTAATGCAAGCAGCGGCGTGCTCTCTGAGGTGCTGTCTCCTCGCTGA
- the LOC125521807 gene encoding B3 domain-containing protein Os05g0481400-like, protein MATAEAGSASGAGAAYEEERRKRILDNLKHLEDLGISKMAKSLIQATRQQDKTPRASPKSRKKFEATTEVRRSSRARTTVSYKDDFPELDDFVRRRRISKSVDNGRGYTGRISSYQQQQRAFKRAEKLQDSLDPDNPSFVKTMVRSHVSSCFWLGLPSSFCKDHLPPREHKMVLEDEEGVEFDAVYIGNRTGLSGGWRGFSMHHDLEDGDSLVFELAEPDRFKIYIFKAIEDGKEAEPNDKNTDVDSDSAQEVPDQTDSPVSEPPSSPEPLKGAKRRKLPSSPEPLKGAKRRKLRGRR, encoded by the exons ATGGCGACGGCGGAGGCGGGCAGCGCCAGCGGCGCGGGCGCCGCCTACGAGGAGGAGCGCCGGAAGCGGATCCTCGACAACCTCAAGCACCTCGAG GATTTGGGCATATCGAAGATGGCCAAGAGCCTGATCCAGGCCACGAGGCAGCAGGACAAG ACCCCTCGGGCGAGCCCAAAGTCCAGGAAGAAGTTCGAGGCCACCACTGAAGTCAGGCGCTCCTCCAGGGCCAGGACCACTGTTTCCTACAAGGATGAT TTTCCGGAACTTGATGATTTTGTGCGCCGCAGAAG GATAAGTAAAAGTGTGGACAATGGTAGGGGATACACTGGGAGAATTTCTTCTTATCAACAACAACAGCGTGCTTTTAAAAGAGCTGAGAAACTTCAAGATAGTCTAGACCCTGACAACCCGTCGTTTGTCAAGACCATGGTTCGATCACATGTATCCAGCTGCTTTTGGCTT GGTCTCCCTTCTAGTTTCTGCAAAGATCATCTGCCTCCCAGAGAACATAAGATGGTGTTGGAGGATGAAGAAGGTGTTGAATTTGATGCCGTATACATCGGAAATCGAACAGGTCTGAGTGGTGGATGGAGAGGCTTCTCAATGCACCATGACTTGGAAGATGGGGATTCATTGGTCTTTGAATTGGCTGAACCTGACAGATTTAAG ATTTACATTTTTAAAGCTATCGAAGATGGAAAAGAGGCCGAGCCTAATGATAAGAATACTGATGTGGACAGTGATTCAGCCCAGGAAGTTCCTGACCAGACGGATTCACCTGTTTCTGAACCCCCTTCCAGCCCTGAACCTCTAAAAGGAGCTAAAAGAAGAAAGCTCCCTTCCAGCCCTGAACCTCTAAAAGGAGCTAAAAGAAGAAAGCTCCGTGGGCGACGGTAG